One region of Chaetodon auriga isolate fChaAug3 chromosome 5, fChaAug3.hap1, whole genome shotgun sequence genomic DNA includes:
- the opn4xb gene encoding opsin 4xb isoform X2: MWSTESMEPEKAHTQSSFFSKVDVPDHAHYIVALFVFVIGALGITGNALVMFAFYSNKKLRNLPNYFIMNLAVSDFLMAFTQSPIFFINCLYKEWVFGEMGCKMYAFCGALFGIASMINLLAISIDRYLVITKPLQAIHWSSKRRTALAILMVWLYSLAWSLAPLVGWSSYIPEGLMTSCTWDYVTYTLANRSYTMMLCCFVFFIPLAIIFYCYLFMFLAIRKTSREVERLGTQVRKSTLIQQKSIRSEWKLAKIAFVVIVVYVLSWSPYACVTLISWAGHANILSPYSKAVPAIIAKASTIYNPFIYAIIHNKYRMTLSEKFPCLRFLSPTPRKECISSSISESSFRDSIISRQSTASRTHFINSTDRALRDVEMEPLGRKSGDSFRSMSSYNQSYRGRSYKRQSEAKTTKKCAPEKLLPGSAARV; the protein is encoded by the exons ATGTGGTCCACTGAGAGCATGGAGCCAGAGAAAGCACACACCCAGAGCAGCTTCTTCAGCAAGGTGGATGTGCCCGACCATGCTCACTACATCGTGGCCCTGTTCGTCTTCGTCATCGGGGCACTGGGCATCACTGGCAACGCGCTGGTTATGTTCGCCTTCTACAG taaCAAGAAGCTTCGTAACCTGCCAAACTACTTCATCATGAACCTGGCGGTCAGTGACTTCCTCATGGCTTTCACACAGTCTCCCATCTTCTTCATCAACTGTCTCTACAAGGAGTGGGTGTTTGGAGAGATGG gctgtAAAATGTATGCGTTCTGCGGCGCCTTGTTTGGCATCGCCTCCATGATAAACCTCCTGGCCATCTCCATCGACCGTTACCTGGTTATCACCAAGCCTCTCCAGGCCATACACTGGAGCTCCAAACGAAGGACCGCTCTGGCCATCCTCATGGTCTGGCTTTATTCTCTGGCTTGGAGTCTGGCCCCTCTGGTTGGATGGA GCTCTTATATCCCGGAGGGCCTGATGACATCTTGTACGTGGGATTATGTCACATACACACTGGCCAACAGGAGCTACACGatgatgctgtgctgttttgttttcttcatccCACTAGCGATCATCTTTTACTGCTATCTCTTTATGTTTCTGGCTATACGGAAGACGAGCAG GGAAGTGGAACGTCTGGGCACTCAGGTGAGGAAGTCCACCCTGATCCAGCAGAAGTCCATCAGGAGCGAGTGGAAGCTGGCAAAGATCGCCTTTGTTGTCATTGTGGTTTACGTCCTGTCCTGGTCACCGTACGCCTGTGTCACATTGATTTCCTGGGCCGG GCACGCCAACATCCTGTCGCCGTACTCCAAGGCTGTCCCTGCAATCATAGCAAAAGCCTCCACCATCTACAATCCCTTCATCTACGCTATCATACACAACAAATACAG GATGACTCTGTCGGAGAAATTTCCTTGCCTGCGGTTTCTGTCTCCCACTCCTCGAAAGGAAtgcatctcctcctccatcagcgAGTCCTCTTTCAGGGACTCCATCATTAGCAGACAGTCCACAGCATCAAGGACGCACTTTATTAACTCCACTGACAGG GCATTAAGGGATGTAGAGATGGAGCCTTTGggcaggaagtcaggtgattCCTTCAGGAGCATGTCGTCGTACAACCAGTCTTACAGAGGCAGGTCCTATAAGAGACAATCAGAGGCGAAAACCACCAAGAAGTGTGCACCAGAGAAG CTCTTACCAGGAAGCGCAGCCAGAGTCTGA
- the opn4xb gene encoding opsin 4xb isoform X1, with protein sequence MWSTESMEPEKAHTQSSFFSKVDVPDHAHYIVALFVFVIGALGITGNALVMFAFYSNKKLRNLPNYFIMNLAVSDFLMAFTQSPIFFINCLYKEWVFGEMGCKMYAFCGALFGIASMINLLAISIDRYLVITKPLQAIHWSSKRRTALAILMVWLYSLAWSLAPLVGWSSYIPEGLMTSCTWDYVTYTLANRSYTMMLCCFVFFIPLAIIFYCYLFMFLAIRKTSREVERLGTQVRKSTLIQQKSIRSEWKLAKIAFVVIVVYVLSWSPYACVTLISWAGHANILSPYSKAVPAIIAKASTIYNPFIYAIIHNKYRMTLSEKFPCLRFLSPTPRKECISSSISESSFRDSIISRQSTASRTHFINSTDRALRDVEMEPLGRKSGDSFRSMSSYNQSYRGRSYKRQSEAKTTKKCAPEKPPSTMNESSSTCEHELVSTSLTIATLPLLALTRKRSQSLTGEISVARQEKDGIRDGRSSHRSDSFNSLNFGKLPSTDPRSPQAVPRIIVISPTSESSLINHDSVCLEDSVEAMENNVFVSLNFSSEVFEAVELLS encoded by the exons ATGTGGTCCACTGAGAGCATGGAGCCAGAGAAAGCACACACCCAGAGCAGCTTCTTCAGCAAGGTGGATGTGCCCGACCATGCTCACTACATCGTGGCCCTGTTCGTCTTCGTCATCGGGGCACTGGGCATCACTGGCAACGCGCTGGTTATGTTCGCCTTCTACAG taaCAAGAAGCTTCGTAACCTGCCAAACTACTTCATCATGAACCTGGCGGTCAGTGACTTCCTCATGGCTTTCACACAGTCTCCCATCTTCTTCATCAACTGTCTCTACAAGGAGTGGGTGTTTGGAGAGATGG gctgtAAAATGTATGCGTTCTGCGGCGCCTTGTTTGGCATCGCCTCCATGATAAACCTCCTGGCCATCTCCATCGACCGTTACCTGGTTATCACCAAGCCTCTCCAGGCCATACACTGGAGCTCCAAACGAAGGACCGCTCTGGCCATCCTCATGGTCTGGCTTTATTCTCTGGCTTGGAGTCTGGCCCCTCTGGTTGGATGGA GCTCTTATATCCCGGAGGGCCTGATGACATCTTGTACGTGGGATTATGTCACATACACACTGGCCAACAGGAGCTACACGatgatgctgtgctgttttgttttcttcatccCACTAGCGATCATCTTTTACTGCTATCTCTTTATGTTTCTGGCTATACGGAAGACGAGCAG GGAAGTGGAACGTCTGGGCACTCAGGTGAGGAAGTCCACCCTGATCCAGCAGAAGTCCATCAGGAGCGAGTGGAAGCTGGCAAAGATCGCCTTTGTTGTCATTGTGGTTTACGTCCTGTCCTGGTCACCGTACGCCTGTGTCACATTGATTTCCTGGGCCGG GCACGCCAACATCCTGTCGCCGTACTCCAAGGCTGTCCCTGCAATCATAGCAAAAGCCTCCACCATCTACAATCCCTTCATCTACGCTATCATACACAACAAATACAG GATGACTCTGTCGGAGAAATTTCCTTGCCTGCGGTTTCTGTCTCCCACTCCTCGAAAGGAAtgcatctcctcctccatcagcgAGTCCTCTTTCAGGGACTCCATCATTAGCAGACAGTCCACAGCATCAAGGACGCACTTTATTAACTCCACTGACAGG GCATTAAGGGATGTAGAGATGGAGCCTTTGggcaggaagtcaggtgattCCTTCAGGAGCATGTCGTCGTACAACCAGTCTTACAGAGGCAGGTCCTATAAGAGACAATCAGAGGCGAAAACCACCAAGAAGTGTGCACCAGAGAAG CCCCCATCTACCATGAACGAATCATCAAGCACCTGTGAGCATGAACTGGTTTCCACCTCTCTCACCATCGCCACTCTTCCCCTGCTAGCTCTTACCAGGAAGCGCAGCCAGAGTCTGACCGGTGAGATTTCAGTTGCAAGGCAGGAGAAAGACGGCATCCGGGACGGGCGGAGCAGCCACAGGAGCGACTCTTTCAATTCCCTGAATTTTGGAAAACTCCCATCCACTGATCCCAGGTCGCCTCAGGCTGTTCCTCGCATCATCGTCATCAGTCCCACATCTGAGAGCAGCCTCATCAACCACGACAGTGTGTGCTTAGAGGACAGCGTTGAGGCGATGGAGAACAATGTTTTTGTCAGCCTGAACTTCTCATCAGAGGTCTTTGAGGCAGTAGAGCTACTCTCTTGA